A section of the Bryobacteraceae bacterium genome encodes:
- a CDS encoding ABC transporter ATP-binding protein, with protein MTADTSPAIEVNGLRKVYGDKAAVDGLTLTVERGCFFGFLGPNGAGKTTTIRMLMGLAPPTAGAIRILGRRMPQEQLEIKKRIGLVPDESLLFDHLTGPEYVEFAGRMYGLGRDLARRRATELMELFELDTAGRKLIADYSKGMRKRVAMAAALIHRPELFLLDEPFEGVDAVGARLMKDILLEQVAQGATIFLTSHVLEVVERLCDRVAIIHQGRLVVEGAMEELRSGEETLEDLFVRVVGGPARSTEALDWLR; from the coding sequence ATGACTGCCGACACGTCGCCTGCCATTGAAGTCAACGGGCTGCGGAAGGTGTACGGGGACAAAGCGGCCGTCGACGGCCTGACGCTGACGGTCGAGCGCGGCTGTTTTTTCGGGTTTCTCGGCCCGAACGGGGCCGGCAAGACTACTACCATCCGCATGCTGATGGGGCTGGCCCCGCCGACGGCGGGCGCCATTCGCATCCTCGGCCGGCGGATGCCGCAGGAGCAGCTCGAGATCAAGAAGCGCATTGGACTGGTTCCCGACGAGAGTCTGCTGTTTGATCATCTGACCGGTCCCGAGTATGTGGAATTCGCCGGGCGGATGTATGGCCTGGGCCGTGACCTGGCGCGGCGGCGCGCGACCGAGCTGATGGAACTATTCGAACTGGATACGGCCGGGCGCAAGCTGATTGCCGACTACAGCAAGGGCATGCGTAAGCGGGTGGCGATGGCGGCGGCGCTGATCCACCGGCCGGAGCTGTTTCTGCTGGACGAGCCCTTCGAGGGCGTAGACGCCGTGGGCGCGCGGCTGATGAAAGACATCCTGCTGGAACAGGTGGCCCAGGGGGCGACCATCTTCCTGACATCGCACGTGCTGGAAGTCGTCGAACGGCTCTGCGACCGGGTGGCCATCATCCACCAGGGGCGCCTGGTGGTGGAAGGAGCCATGGAAGAGCTGCGCTCCGGCGAGGAGACGCTGGAAGACCTCTTCGTGCGCGTCGTGGGCGGGCCGGCCCGCTCGACCGAGGCGCTGGATTGGCTGCGGTAA